Proteins encoded within one genomic window of Glandiceps talaboti chromosome 3, keGlaTala1.1, whole genome shotgun sequence:
- the LOC144433302 gene encoding serine-protein kinase ATM-like: protein MNENIAELMKCCRSLESDKATERKKQVENLKQVLNKTSVIRSLDKNSDNKSSKVFTWDHVFRYVQSYIIKEIELIKKAKAGSATAVSSRDRRKQEISALFKWTIRVANKRGERLKCNEIIQHIMEIMEEDFTFEAFGVDYSNVLLKDVLEVRKYWCELSQKTWQALLKIYCHVMLEPPCRFNRDILARIIYVLMSGATIQCNIHGRRYFSFFNEVMKQLRTEKSGVVLCNIISAMNLFCKSVALNSRRQICKLGEDIATTLLFLWSSRPSSDLKDEIAEFLSLQMSIHHPNGVSQESHGAYANDMQIWKSHLRKLYEAIYNDLQQLGGRNKFLSSSRETSMKSSYIELAADVCHQIFAERTTEIEVTQMTFGSSTQFQTGNRTKRRRVESGWEMIRDEITQLAQSKECIPWI from the exons ATGAATGAAAACATTGCAGAGTTAATGAAATGTTGTCGGTCATTAGAATCAGACAAGGCAACTGAAAGAAAG AAACAAGTTGAGAATTTGAAACAAGTGCTGAACAAGACATCAGTGATCCGATCACTAGACAAGAATTCTGATAATAAAAGTTCCAAAGTGTTTACATGGGATCATGTCTTCAGATATGTACAGAGTTACATCATCAAAGAAATTGAACTCATTAAAAAGGCAAAAGCAG GTTCAGCTACAGCTGTTAGTAGTCGAGACAGAAGAAAACAAGAAATCAGTGCTTTGTTCAAATGGACAATCAGAGTTGCTAACAAAC GTGGTGAGAGgttaaaatgtaatgaaattatACAACACATCATGGAGATAATGGAAGAAGACTTTACATTTGAAGCATTTGGTGTTGACTACAGTAATGTATTACTGAAAGATGTATTAGAAGTTAGGAAGTATTGGTGTGAACTCAGTCAAAAGACTTGGCAAG CATTGTTAAAGATTTATTGCCATGTAATGTTAGAACCACCATGTAGATTTAACAGAGACATACTGGCCCGTATTATTTATGTCTTAATGTCTGGTGCTACTATTCAGTGCAATATACATGGTAGAAGATATTTCTCTTTCTTTAATGAAGTTATGAAACAACTGAG GACAGAGAAGagtggtgtggtgttgtgtaACATTATTTCAGCTATGAATTTATTCTGTAAGTCAGTTGCACTGAACAGCAGAAGACAAATCTGTAAGCTAGGAGAAGACATTGCGACAACTTTACTGTTTCTTTGGAGTAGTAGGCCATCTTCAGACCTCAAG GATGAAATAGCCGAGTTTCTGTCTCTACAAATGTCAATCCACCACCCAAATGGTGTCAGTCAAGAGTCACATGGTgcttatgcaaatgacatgcaGATATGGAAG AGTCATCTTAGAAAGTTATATGAAGCTATCTACAATGATTTACAACAACTTGGAGGAAGGAACAAATTCCTATCAAG tTCTAGAGAAACATCAATGAAGTCTTCCTACATTGAACTTGCAGCAGATGTTTGTCATCAG ATATTTGCTGAGAGGACAACAGAGATTGAAGTTACTCAGATGACGTTTGGAAGTAGTACCCAGTTTCAGACTGGTAACAGAACCAAGAGACGAAGAGTAGAATCAGGCTGGGAAATGATACGAGATGAAATAACACAACTTGCACAAAGCAAAGAATGTATACCATG